A window of the Apodemus sylvaticus chromosome 15, mApoSyl1.1, whole genome shotgun sequence genome harbors these coding sequences:
- the LOC127665905 gene encoding olfactory receptor 5AC1-like produces the protein MVEENHTLVTEFILMGLTEHPTLKAALFLLFFVIYLITMVGNLGLIALIWKDPHLHTPMYFFLSSLAFADACNSSSVTPKMLLNFLSKNHKISLIECFAQFYFMGSSATTECFLLSVMAYDRYVAICNPLLYPVFMSNRLCIQFIAVTYLVGVLHLAIHVGLLLRLTFCRSNIIQYYYCEILQLFNISCIDPTINMFVLLVFSISIQAFTFVTILVSYIRVLFAILRKKSEKGRSKAFSTCSAHLLSVSLFYGTLFLIYVCPGSGPVGDKEKMLSLFYTVIIPLLNPFVYSLRNKEVIGAFRRVMKNN, from the coding sequence ATGGTAGAAGAAAACCACACTCTGGTCACTGAGTTTATCCTCATGGGACTCACAGAGCATCCCACACTAAAGGCCGCTCTGTTCCTACTGTTCTTTGTCATCTACCTCATCACCATGGTGGGCAACCTTGGACTGATTGCTCTCATCTGGAAGGACCCTCAcctccacacccccatgtacttcttcctcagcagcTTGGCCTTCGCTGATGCATGCAATTCATCCTCTGTGACCCCCAAGATGCTTCTCAACTTTTTATCTAAAAATCACAAGATATCCCTGATTGAGTGCTTTGcccaattttattttatgggttcTAGTGCAACCACAGAATGCTTTCTCCTGTctgtgatggcctatgaccgctatgtggccatatgTAACCCCTTGCTTTATCCAGTGTTTATGTCTAATAGACTCTGTATTCAGTTTATTGCCGTGACATACTTAGTTGGTGTCCTGCACTTGGCAATTCATGTGGGTTTGTTACTTAGACTGACTTTCTGCAGATCCAACATTATACAATATTACTATTGTGAAATTTTACAACTTTTTAACATTTCTTGCATTGATCCAACAATTAACATGTTTGTGCTTTTAGTCTTTTCAATTTCTATACAAGCCTTCACCTTCGTAACCATCTTGGTTTCATATATCCGTGTCCTCTTTGCCATCCTGAGAAAGAAGTCTGAGAAGGGCAGAAGCaaagccttctccacctgcagtgcccatctgctttctgtctctctgttctatGGAACTCTCTTCCTCATTTATGTTTGTCCTGGGTCTGGGCCTGTGGGAGACAAAGAgaagatgctttctttgttttatacagTGATAATTCCTCTGCTCAACCCATTTGTTTACAGTCTGAGAAACAAAGAGGTGATAGGTGCTTTTAGAAGAGTAATGAAGAATAACTGA
- the LOC127665989 gene encoding olfactory receptor 5AC1-like, producing the protein MLERNQTLVTEFVLIGLTERPELQVPLLLVFLIIYLITMVGNLGLIALIWKDPHLHTPMYFFLSSLAFADACTSSSVTPKMLVNFLSTDHEISLIECFTQFYFFCSSATTECFLLLVMAYDRYVAICNPLLYPVVMSNILCTQFIAVTYFIGVLNSTIHVGLLIRLTFCRSNVIDYFYCEIVQLFTISCTDPSINMVVVFICSVFIQALTLANIVVSYTRVLFAILRKKSEKGRSKAFSTCSAHLLSVSLFYGTLFLIYILPGSEPAEDKEQLFSLFYTIIIPLLNPFIYSLRNKEVIGALRRLLKK; encoded by the coding sequence ATGCTGGAAAGAAATCAGACTCTGGTGACTGAGTTTGTCCTCATAGGACTCACTGAGCGCCCCGAGTTGCAGGTTCCACTCCTCCTGGTTTTCCTCATCATCTACCTCATCACCATGGTGGGCAACCTTGGACTGATTGCTCTCATCTGGAAGGACCCTCAcctccacacccccatgtacttcttcctcagcagcTTGGCCTTCGCTGACGCATGCACTTCATCCTCTGTGACCCCCAAGATGCTTGTCAACTTTTTATCTACGGATCATGAGATATCCCTGATTGAGTGCTTCACccagttttactttttttgttccAGTGCAACCACAGAATGCTTCCTCTTGCTagtgatggcctatgaccgctatgtggccatatgCAATCCACTCCTTTATCCAGTGGTGATGTCCAACATACTCTGTACTCAGTTTATAGCAGTTACATATTTTATAGGTGTTCTAAATTCAACAATTCACGTGGGTTTGCTAATTAGATTAACGTTCTGCAGGTCCAATGTTATAGACTATTTCTACTGTGAAATTGTACAATTATTCACAATTTCTTGCACAGATCCTTCAATTAACATGGTTGTGGTTTTTATCTGCTCAGTCTTTATACAAGCTCTCACACTTGCAAACATTGTAGTCTCCTATACCCGTGTGCTCTTTGCCATTCTGAGAAAGAAGTCTGAGAAGGGCAGAAGCaaagccttctccacctgcagCGCCcacctgctctctgtctctctgttctatGGCACCCTCTTCCTCATCTATATCCTTCCTGGGTCTGAGCCAGCTGAAGATAAGGAAcaactgttttctttattttacacAATAATAATCCCATTGCTCAATCCATTTATTTATAGTCTGAGGAACAAAGAGGTTATAGGAGCCCTAAGAAGactattaaagaaataa